The following is a genomic window from Mycoplasma bradburyae.
TCAGCTTGGTAAGCTAGATTGTGTTCGTATAACTTTTTAAAAATTCATTGAGTTCATTGAAAATAATTAGGGTTGGTAGTATCAACTTCTAATCGATAATCATAATTAAATCCTAAGCTTTGTAATTGGTTTCTAAAATTATCAATATTTTCTTGAGTAAATTTAGCAGGATGATTATTTGTCTGAATTGCATATTGCTCAGCCGGCAATCCAAAAGCATCTCAACCAATCGGATGTAAAACATTAAAACCTAAAGCATTTTTTCAACGAGAAACAACATCAGTTGCCATAAATGCTTTAACATGCCCTACGTGTAATCCTTTACCACTAGGATAGGGAAACATATCTAAAATATAGTATTTAGTTTTAGATTTATCTAGATCAAAATGATAAACATTTTGATCTGATCAAACTTTCCTTCATTTATTTTCTATTAAATTATGGTTATACATATAGTTTATTTATTGAATTAATTATCTGAGCTCATTAATTTAAGAAAACGAGAGATATCAACATTGTTACAAGCCGCTGTAACTAAATCGTTTTTTGAGATAATTGTATCCTTGTCGATAGAATAAATATTCTTATAATCTCTTGTTATTGAGATAATGTTAGCATTAGTTTTATTTCTTATGTCGATATCAACAATTCTTTTGTTGATTACATCCTTAGAAGTAGCATAAACACGAACTAATGAGATGTCATCATCAATCGAGATTATTTCGCTATTAATACTATGAACTACTCTCATAGCGATGTTTTCACCGACGATTTCTTCAGGAATTACCGCTTCTTTAACCCCAAAGGTTTTAAGAACTCTTTTATGAACCTCATTTTTAGCTCTGGCTATAATATTCTTAACCTTTAATTCACGTAGGTTTGTTGCTATAATAATAGATTCTTCAAGACTGCTAACCGATAAGATTACCGTATCGAATTTATTGATAGCAACATCAGATAAAGACATAATGTCAGTAGCATCCAAGCTGATTGCAAAATCAAATCTTTTAGCTTCTAAATTAATTTTTTCTTTATCTTTATCAATAATTAGAACTTTATAGCCTAATTCTTTCAGCTTGGATGCTACTTTACTACCGAACCTTCCAAGCCCTATAACGCAATAATCTGCTCGTTTCATAATCTAGATAATATTATAAATATTAATTTAAATAAAAAAATCAGATAAACTTTTCAATATTATAATAATACCTAATCATAGTTATAAAATCATCTCTCTTATCTAAAAAAACATAAATAGCAATTTATTTTATTCGTTGATCTCTTAAGGTGGTATATTAATGTTGTGCAAACCAAAGAAGTTAAAAGATAAAACTAAAAGTAAAAGTTCTAAAAAAGTGAAAAGAATTACTTCTGCTTTTATCGGCTTTTTAGTGGTTGGAACGATTGTTCCATTAGCAAACATCCCGCTTTATAAAAGATACATAAGTAAGATTAACACTGAGAAAAATCTAAAAGATATTTCAAAAAATGAAAGATTAATTAAAGCAGCTAAAGAAAAGATTAGAAAAGAAAATCCTCAAGCAATTATCCAAGATATTGTTCAGGATTTTCATCCAAATACTAATGATTCAGACCAAGCTAAAAAACTTGTTAATACTATTTATGATAATTACCAATTTAAGATTGTTGATAAATTAAAAAAATCAGGTATTGATTATCAAAACTGAGAAACATTTAATAAATATGTTTATGATCACTTAGATCATGACATTTTTGAAGATATATTAAATTCTTTTGTTGGTTTTTATGCGACTTATCACAACTCTTGAATTAACGAATTAACCGAAAGAATTCTTTTATATAAGTATAAAAAAGTAGGAATTCAAAACGGTTATTTCAGACAATATCACACAGAAACAAGCAATGCTTATTTCTTGGATAAGAACAATTTCAACTTCAGATTTACGACTAAATCTGATTTAATTGCTGTTCATAAACTTTTTGGTGATGTAACTACTAAAGTTGGATTCTCAATTAATGTTAACCCTAATTCTAAAATAGTCATTGATCAAGATTCTAAAGGAGTTGTATTAACAAATACTAGCATTTTTCTTGAGTCATCTGCTGGTGTTCTTAGTCCTTATGGAAGTATTTTAGTTAGAACTGATTCGGATTATTGAAAAAACTGGTATGGATATACTGGCAATGCAGTCAAATGAGAAGAACAAAAACAAATTAAAGGATTACCATTAACATCAATCTTGTACAGTATTATTAATGATAAAGATAATGAAAAAGGTTATATTAGTAAATACTTTTATAAATGGATGGTGCAAATATTAATTAACTTTTTTAATAATGGTTACCTTGATCAACAAAATATTCGCAATAAAAAAGGTCATTAATCTTACATAATGTTAAATTCATCAAGCGATTCTAATAAAACATTACAAATTATTAATAGATTACCTAAGCGATGACAGAAACATCGTTTGGCTAATGTTATTAAACCCTATTATCTTAATTGAAAAGAATACTTTTTTATTAATGCGACAAGACAAGCTAATCGATATTTAAAACATACTAAGTTCAATTGATTATATTTAATCCCAATTGTTGGTTTTATTTATTTTATTTTTAAGATTGAATCAACTAACGAAAAATTAGAGTATAGCAAACTTAAAAATCAATATCTTAAAGTTGGTGGTGAAAACTGAATAGTTTTCTTGATTATATTTGCTGGTATTTATTTATCGTTTATTATTTGAGCTACTTTAATTATTTATTTAACAGATTATTTTTATCCACCAAATAATTATCAGAATATTAATAAGATTATTATTATGTATGTAGGTGGTAATTTTATTATCTTCATATTATTTCATTATTTTTATTTATTTTATTGATACTTAGTGGTTTATCAAAAATTCAAGAATTCAGTTTATAAAATAAT
Proteins encoded in this region:
- a CDS encoding potassium channel family protein; translation: MKRADYCVIGLGRFGSKVASKLKELGYKVLIIDKDKEKINLEAKRFDFAISLDATDIMSLSDVAINKFDTVILSVSSLEESIIIATNLRELKVKNIIARAKNEVHKRVLKTFGVKEAVIPEEIVGENIAMRVVHSINSEIISIDDDISLVRVYATSKDVINKRIVDIDIRNKTNANIISITRDYKNIYSIDKDTIISKNDLVTAACNNVDISRFLKLMSSDN